CGGCTTACATTACAACCAGGACCACCCGTTACCGGATGAAAGGTTTGAAAAAGATACGGTTGTTTCCCGGGAAGATTTAAACACCTTTTTTCAAATTTGAAAGGGAAGAGTCCGGGCAAAATTAGGGAGTTAGTTTCATCAACCCTTGAGCGTTTTAGTCATTACCTTTTGGTTGAGAGGGGTGTAACAAAAGTTTCGGCTGACTGTTATCTTGCCGATATTAAACAGTTGTATGCGTTCAAACCAGAGATTGCCAAAAATCCTGAATTGATAAACTCGAAACTGTTGCGACAATTTGTTCAGACTTTGTCCGACTGCGGTATTGCAACATCCACATTTGCTCGTAAGTTGAGTTCACTGCGTGTGTTTGGAGCGTTTCTTGAAGCGGAGTATAACTTGCCGGACCCGGCACAGGAGTTGAAGTTGCCCCGGCCGAAGCGCCGGCTGCCAGAAACCTTAAGTCAAAATGAAGTATCGTGTTTGATCGAAGGCACGGTTAAGGCTCCGGACCGGTTCTGGGCACTTCGGGCAAGGGCGATGCTGGAAGTGGCTTATGGTGCAGGATTAAGAGTATCAGAACTGTTAAATTTAAAAACGAGCGATATCGATATGAGCGAGAGGTTTGTTCGCATTTTTGGCAAAAGGTCTAAGGAGCGACTGGTGCCATTGGGCACACCGGCTTTGCAGGCGGTTAAAGATTATCTGGCGCTGGCACGCGAACATTATGCCCGGGGTAAAAGCACGCCTTATCTTTTTCTCAATCGGAGGGGCGGCAGATTGAGTAGAATGGGGTTCTGGAAGATTCTTAAGCAGTGTGCCCGTCTTGCTGGTATCGAACGACGCATTACACCTCATATTCTGCGTCACTCATTTGCAACTCACCTGCTGGAAGGAGGCGCTGACTTACGGGTTGTGCAGGAGATGCTGGGCCATTCCAGTATTGTAACGACCCAGATTTACACCCATATTGACCGAACTTATCTGCGGGAGGTTTATAAAACCTTCCATCCCCGGGGGTGATTTTCAGTGTTTATATCACCGCTACTGCAAATGTGCCGCGGACAATTTTACCGATTACCCTTGCACCAGGGATACGACGTCGCATTGTCGCCGCTTTATCCGGGGCAACAAAGAGTACCATGCCGATCCCCATATTGAAAGTCCGATACATCTCCTCATCCGGAACCGCACCCAATTTCTGGATTAACTGAAATATTGGGGGAGGGCGCCAGGTCGATTTTTTGATGATACATGAGGTTTCCGGCGGTAATAGCCGGCTTATGTTGTCGTAGAACCCACCGCCCGTGATATGAGCAACTGCTTTGACCTGGTTAAGAAGCGGATAGACCAACTTAAAATAAGACCGATGAGGCCGGAGCAGTTCTTTGCCCAGAGTGTACTTAAGTCCCTGAACTTTGGAATGTACCGTTAAACGATTTAACTTAAAAAGGACCTTGCGGGCAAGCGAGTAGCCATTGGTGTGGAGACCGTTGGAGGGAATCCCAATTGCAACATCACCGGGTTTCAATTTTTGGGCATCAACGATCTGGTCCTGCTCCACAATGCCGACGATGAATCCCACAAGGTCAAAATCTCCGTTTCGGTAAATATCGGGCATCATCGCGGTTTCGCCACCTACCAGGGCGCAGCCATTTTGCCGGCAGGCATTGGCTAAACCTTTTATCAGGTCAAGCAACTGGTTACTGGAGAGGTCGGAATGGGCTATGTAATCAAGGAAGAACAACGGTTTTGCGCCGAGGGTGAGGATATCATTTACACAATGGTTAACGATGTCGATACCAACGGTGTTAAATATGCCCATTTCCCGGGCGATGAGTACCTTTGTTCCCACGCTATCGCAACTGGCAACAAGGACCGGTTTTTGTTTCCGGGGGATTTTGAATAATGAACCAAACAGCCCTACTTCGGAAATGACCTCAGGCAAATATGTTTTTCTGACTATCCGGCCAATTTCTTTTTTGACAGCATTCATCCGTTCGATATCAACACCAGCATCACGGTATAACATAGGTTAATTTAGCAAATGTTACGCTTTGGGTCAACAGGGTAATTTGCTTCTGATATGAACAAAACGGAAACAAGGTGCTTAAATTTGCCGGATGAAAAAATTGTAGGTGCGGAGCGGGTCCGGACGGAATTTTAACCGCCAGTAGAGTGAAATCACAGAATTGCTGCTGAATGCCGCGATTAATGCAACGCGGGCATTTTGTTTTTTAATCCAGTGCAGTGCCGAAAGAAGTAGGGCGGTGCCGATTCCCTTACGGCGCATACGCGGAACAACCCCGACTTCGGCAATGTCGTAGCTCTTTTCTCCGGGGCGGTTTGTTCCCGAGAAAATTACCAGATACCCAGCAGGTTTATCTTCCTGCCAGGCAATCATAAATTGTTCGTTTTTAAATTCCGGGTTTCCCATTTCAATATCGAGATGGGATTCGTGGATATGCTCACCTTGATTTAGCGGGTCGTCGAACGCTTCCATGCCCAGGGAGTGAATTAAACCTTTTTCATCGGGGAGATGG
The nucleotide sequence above comes from candidate division WOR-3 bacterium. Encoded proteins:
- a CDS encoding phosphoribosylformylglycinamidine cyclo-ligase encodes the protein MLYRDAGVDIERMNAVKKEIGRIVRKTYLPEVISEVGLFGSLFKIPRKQKPVLVASCDSVGTKVLIAREMGIFNTVGIDIVNHCVNDILTLGAKPLFFLDYIAHSDLSSNQLLDLIKGLANACRQNGCALVGGETAMMPDIYRNGDFDLVGFIVGIVEQDQIVDAQKLKPGDVAIGIPSNGLHTNGYSLARKVLFKLNRLTVHSKVQGLKYTLGKELLRPHRSYFKLVYPLLNQVKAVAHITGGGFYDNISRLLPPETSCIIKKSTWRPPPIFQLIQKLGAVPDEEMYRTFNMGIGMVLFVAPDKAATMRRRIPGARVIGKIVRGTFAVAVI
- a CDS encoding tyrosine recombinase XerD; the protein is MRELVSSTLERFSHYLLVERGVTKVSADCYLADIKQLYAFKPEIAKNPELINSKLLRQFVQTLSDCGIATSTFARKLSSLRVFGAFLEAEYNLPDPAQELKLPRPKRRLPETLSQNEVSCLIEGTVKAPDRFWALRARAMLEVAYGAGLRVSELLNLKTSDIDMSERFVRIFGKRSKERLVPLGTPALQAVKDYLALAREHYARGKSTPYLFLNRRGGRLSRMGFWKILKQCARLAGIERRITPHILRHSFATHLLEGGADLRVVQEMLGHSSIVTTQIYTHIDRTYLREVYKTFHPRG